Proteins from one Xenopus tropicalis strain Nigerian chromosome 1, UCB_Xtro_10.0, whole genome shotgun sequence genomic window:
- the f2r gene encoding proteinase-activated receptor 1, giving the protein MEPRVLLALALLGAMGSLCLAKSHTQPKGAHLKNMTIKTFHIFDSDSESEFEEIPWDELDQSGEGSGDEPLLSRSARKPSRRNITKEAEQYLSSQWLTKFVPSLYTVVFIVGLPLNLLAVIIFLFKMKVRKPAVVYMLNLAIADVFFVSVLPFKIAYHLSGNDWLFGPGMCRIVTATFYCNMYCSVLLIASISADRFLAVVYPMHSLSWRTMSRACMACAFIWVVSVASTMPLLLTEQTQKIPGLDITTCHDVLDFDLKKFNFYYFSSFCLLFFFLPFIITTVCYIGIIRSLSSSSLENSCKKSRALFLAVVVLCVFIVCFGPTNVIFLTHYLLESNESLYFAYILSACIGSISCCLDPLIYYYASSQCQRYLYSLLCCRKVTEPGSSSGQLMSTAMKNHTGSINAKSSIYRKLLV; this is encoded by the exons ATGGAGCCCCGCGTACTGCTGGCATTAGCGCTGCTGGGAGCGATGGGGTCGCTCTGTCTGGCCAAGTCGCACACACAGCCAAAGG gtGCTCATTTGAAGAATATGACTATAAAAACCTTCCATATTTTTGACAGCGACAGTGAAAGTGAGTTTGAAGAGATTCCGTGGGATGAACTTGATCAGTCTGGAGAAGGTTCAGGAGATGAGCCCCTGCTGTCCCGTAGTGCAAGGAAGCCAAGTCGGAGGAACATCACAAAGGAGGCGGAACAATATCTCTCCAGCCAGTGGCTGACCAAGTTTGTACCATCCCTGTACACTGTGGTGTTCATCGTGGGCCTGCCTCTGAATCTGTTGGCAGTTATCATATTCCTGTTTAAGATGAAAGTCAGAAAACCAGCAGTGGTTTATATGCTGAACTTGGCAATTGCCGACGTGTTCTTTGTTAGCGTGTTGCCTTTCAAAATAGCCTACCATCTGTCTGGGAACGACTGGCTGTTTGGGCCTGGAATGTGCCGCATTGTCACAGCCACCTTCTACTGCAACATGTACTGTTCTGTCCTGCTTATTGCCAGTATCAGTGCGGACAGGTTCCTGGCAGTTGTTTATCCCATGCACTCGCTTTCTTGGCGCACAATGAGCCGTGCCTGCATGGCCTGTGCTTTCATTTGGGTCGTATCAGTAGCCAGCACTATGCCACTTCTCTTGACCGAGCAAACGCAGAAGATTCCTGGGCTGGATATTACAACTTGTCATGATGTTTTAGATTTTGACCTCAAAAAGTTTAACTTCtactatttctcctctttctgtttgcTTTTCTTCTTCTTGCCATTCATTATCACCACCGTCTGCTACATTGGGATCATCAGAAGCTTAAGTTCCTCCAGCTTAGAGAACAGCTGTAAGAAGTCAAGAGCCTTGTTCTTGGCTGTGGTTGTGCTCTGCGTTTTTATCGTTTGTTTTGGGCCAACAAATGTCATCTTTCTGACTCATTACTTGCTCGAATCCAACGAATCTCTGTATTTTGCCTACATCCTAAGTGCCTGCATTGGCAGTATCAGTTGTTGCCTGGATCCCCTTATTTATTACTATGCATCGTCGCAGTGCCAGAGGTACTTGTACAGTTTGCTGTGCTGCAGGAAGGTTACTGAGCctggaagcagcagcgggcagttAATGAGCACTGCAATGAAAAATCACACCGGCTCCATAAATGCAAAAAGCAGCATTTACAGGAAGCTTCTGGTGTAA